The Gouania willdenowi unplaced genomic scaffold, fGouWil2.1 scaffold_98_arrow_ctg1, whole genome shotgun sequence genome includes a window with the following:
- the LOC114461129 gene encoding uncharacterized protein LOC114461129, translating into MRPLSPEAVMDKARSNLLEHKGDPSNRKHLLGFFEIQFGVFRGQTFKWVLENALGYAAYLVAAMRRDPTGGSKDSTDHAHNKQCFREYVELFPSGNIAVAMKEEQYVEKKSQQTVTTQQSSIQSKGSQPSPKKCSSVASLSSLLVRKGEQNLTKMMKRLVSPMKVRPSLTHARTQPSSTISSPTASTPPASVLKHRSVPSSSFVEETPSTSAVPGPSSAPGRSSSAPGKPVSEPDDITLLAEVLRWEEAQTTTQRVCLPAGWIKTLPEVDQKWMSKALFKWTAQGHPELDFNRVDKLWWYPPQIVTKSSCIQLVCIRRSDRW; encoded by the exons ATGCGACCCTTGTCCCCGGAGGCTGTGATGGATAAGGCTCGAAGCAACCTGCTGGAGCACAAAGGAGATCCATCCAACAGAAAACACTTACTGGGTTTCTTTGAAATCCAGTTTGGTGTTTTCCGTGGACAGACCTTCAAGTGGGTGCTGGAGAATGCTCTCGGGTATGCTGCTTACCTTGTGGCTGCTATGAGGAGGGATCCCACAGGAGGCAGCAAAGATTCAACAGATCATGCCCACAATAAGCAGTGTTTCAGGGAGTATGTGGAGCTCTTTCCTTCAGGCAATATTGCTGTTGCTATGAAGGAAGAGCAGTATGTTGAGAAAAAGTCTCAGCAGACAGTCACCACACAACAGAGCTCTATTCAGAGTAAAGGATCACAGCCTTCTCCTAAGAAATGCTCCTCTGTTGCCTCCCTGTCCTCCCTCTTGGTCAGGAAAGGCGAGCAAAACTTAACCAAGATGATGAAAAGGCTGGTGTCTCCAATGAAAGTCAGACCAT cTTTGACGCATGCACGTACGCAGCCCTCGTCCACCATCAGTAGCCCCACCGCTTCAACTCCTCCCGCCTCTGTCCTCAAGCATCGCTCTGTACCCTCATCGTCCTTTGTGGAGGAAACTCCATCCACCTCTGCAGTCCCGGGACCCTCCTCTGCCCCTGGACGCTCCTCATCTGCCCCCGGCAAACCTGTGTCTGAGCCTGATGACATCACTTTGCTGGCAGAGGTCTTAAGATGGGAAGAGGCCCAAACGACAA CACAGAGAGTCTGTCTTCCAGCTGGCTGGATAAAGACGCTCCCTGAAGTAGACCAGAAGTGGATGTCAAAGGCTCTGTTCAAGTGGACAGCACAGGGACACCCGGAGTTGGACTTTAACAGAGTGGACAAACTTTGGTGGTATCCTCCACAG ATTGTCACAAAGAGCTCCTGTATTCAGCTGGTCTGCATCAGAAGATCAGACAGGTGGTGA
- the LOC114461131 gene encoding uncharacterized protein LOC114461131 isoform X2, translating into MEKGLISPVTFPPTPAMLTVPKHRWLMQVYAQDVLQRLEEIKAAITSQLGRILKMDSTKKVARKLAGRSFGTATWVTNVGNEHGQVIMSVLTASEGFGLGPMIDGLVRRYRMAGVPPPDVLYVDKDCCGNSFLRRMFEEWKHLNIRLDIWHFMRRFSVGCTTDSHQLYATFMGRLSHCIFMWDEDNLKALKIAKQSELEAKGRTPSEADVLRSISQSELALHCKRTTRGVRETQVLIERLIQGLDGDNGRDTLGVPLINSARMSEIVKSQKKHVTCIQDPQGIQLYLQTGNVLKGGHRLPTYRCARGSTSLESFHLHLNRFIPGTLASDVFFQAYLLDGLSRWNEDRAVAASKDEQSCSYNHLLRHAANTLAEEVLGEKIIPYVGPRQYTGVEYLYQQTGKVLQDYKVVIEESETTEVEIDEGFTGHDSTHTRGRASTSRLTSICSCSWFLSSSISSGYCLCASHSPRYPSVASDSVTCRLIISFCSSFTCCDRSAPPFHTNSFSCRTVYISAIY; encoded by the exons ATGGAGAAGGGTCTGATTAGTCCTGTGACATTTCCACCCACACCTGCAATGCTTACTGTTCCTAAACACAGGTGGCTGATGCAGGTGTACGCCCAGGATGTTCTTCAGAGGCTGGAAGAAATTAAAGCAGCCATCACGTCCCAACTTGGCCgcattttaaaaatggactCTACGAAAAAAGTTGCCCGCAAACTTGCAGGGAGGAGCTTTGGAACTGCGACCTGGGTGACAAATGTTGGAAATGAGCATGGACAGGTCATCATGTCTGTGCTCACTGCCAGTGAGGGGTTTGGCCTCGGGCCAATGATTGACGGGCTGGTCAGGAGATACAGGATGGCTGGGGTACCTCCTCCTGATGTGCTCTATGTCGACAAAGACTGCTGTGGCAACAGCTTTCTTAGGAGAATGTTCGAAGAATGGAAACATCTGAACATCCGGCTCGACATTTGGCACTTTATGAGGAGGTTTTCGGTTGGCTGCACAACTGATTCCCACCAGCTGTATGCCACTTTCATGGGTCGCCTCAGCCACTGCATCTTCATGTGGGATGAAGACAACCTGAAGGCCCTGAAAATAGCAAAGCAGTCAGAGCTAGAAGCTAAAGGCCGAACTCCATCTGAGGCAGATGTACTCCGGTCTATCAGCCAAAGTGAGCTTGCCCTGCACTGCAAGAGGACCACCCGCGGTGTTCGGGAGACACAGGTTCTCATTGAAAGGCTCATCCAGGGCTTGGATGGTGACAACGGTCGTGACACTCTGGGAGTCCCACTGATAAACTCAGCAAGAATGAGTGAAATCGTTAAATCCCAGAAGAAACATGTCACCTGCATCCAGGATCCACAAGGGATCCAGCTTTACCTGCAGACGGGAAATGTCCTGAAGGGAGGTCACCGTCTGCCCACGTACCGCTGTGCCCGAGGTTCTACGTCACTGGAGTCTTTTCATCTTCACCTGAACCGTTTCATCCCTG GGACCCTGGCAAGTGATGTCTTCTTCCAGGCCTATCTTTTGGATGGGCTATCAAGGTGGAATGAGGACCGGGCTGTGGCAGCATCAAAGGATGAGCAGTCGTGCTCATACAACCATCTGCTCCGTCATGCTGCTAACACCCTAGCAGAGGAGGTTCTGGGCGAAAAGATCATCCCTTATGTCGGGCCAAGACAATACACAG GTGTGGAATACCTCTATCAGCAAACTGGCAAAGTTCTGCAGGACTACAAAGTGGTCATTGAAGAGTCTGAGACCACTGAAGTTGAGATAGATGAGGGCTTCACAGGACATGACAGTACCCACACTAGAGGCAGAGCAAGCACTTCTCGCCTCACAAGCATCTGCAGCTGTTCCTGGTTCCTCAGCAGCTCCATCTCCTCAGGCTACTGCCTTTGTGCCTCCCATTCCCCCCGTTATCCCTCTGTTGCCAGTGACTCAGTCACATGTCGCCTCATCATCAGCTTCTGCAGCTCCTTCACCTGCTGTGACCGCTCTGCTCCCCCATTCCACACAAACAGTTTCTCCTGCAGAACAGTCTA cATCAGCGCCATCTACTGA
- the LOC114461131 gene encoding uncharacterized protein LOC114461131 isoform X1, protein MEKGLISPVTFPPTPAMLTVPKHRWLMQVYAQDVLQRLEEIKAAITSQLGRILKMDSTKKVARKLAGRSFGTATWVTNVGNEHGQVIMSVLTASEGFGLGPMIDGLVRRYRMAGVPPPDVLYVDKDCCGNSFLRRMFEEWKHLNIRLDIWHFMRRFSVGCTTDSHQLYATFMGRLSHCIFMWDEDNLKALKIAKQSELEAKGRTPSEADVLRSISQSELALHCKRTTRGVRETQVLIERLIQGLDGDNGRDTLGVPLINSARMSEIVKSQKKHVTCIQDPQGIQLYLQTGNVLKGGHRLPTYRCARGSTSLESFHLHLNRFIPGTLASDVFFQAYLLDGLSRWNEDRAVAASKDEQSCSYNHLLRHAANTLAEEVLGEKIIPYVGPRQYTGELIGVEYLYQQTGKVLQDYKVVIEESETTEVEIDEGFTGHDSTHTRGRASTSRLTSICSCSWFLSSSISSGYCLCASHSPRYPSVASDSVTCRLIISFCSSFTCCDRSAPPFHTNSFSCRTVYISAIY, encoded by the exons ATGGAGAAGGGTCTGATTAGTCCTGTGACATTTCCACCCACACCTGCAATGCTTACTGTTCCTAAACACAGGTGGCTGATGCAGGTGTACGCCCAGGATGTTCTTCAGAGGCTGGAAGAAATTAAAGCAGCCATCACGTCCCAACTTGGCCgcattttaaaaatggactCTACGAAAAAAGTTGCCCGCAAACTTGCAGGGAGGAGCTTTGGAACTGCGACCTGGGTGACAAATGTTGGAAATGAGCATGGACAGGTCATCATGTCTGTGCTCACTGCCAGTGAGGGGTTTGGCCTCGGGCCAATGATTGACGGGCTGGTCAGGAGATACAGGATGGCTGGGGTACCTCCTCCTGATGTGCTCTATGTCGACAAAGACTGCTGTGGCAACAGCTTTCTTAGGAGAATGTTCGAAGAATGGAAACATCTGAACATCCGGCTCGACATTTGGCACTTTATGAGGAGGTTTTCGGTTGGCTGCACAACTGATTCCCACCAGCTGTATGCCACTTTCATGGGTCGCCTCAGCCACTGCATCTTCATGTGGGATGAAGACAACCTGAAGGCCCTGAAAATAGCAAAGCAGTCAGAGCTAGAAGCTAAAGGCCGAACTCCATCTGAGGCAGATGTACTCCGGTCTATCAGCCAAAGTGAGCTTGCCCTGCACTGCAAGAGGACCACCCGCGGTGTTCGGGAGACACAGGTTCTCATTGAAAGGCTCATCCAGGGCTTGGATGGTGACAACGGTCGTGACACTCTGGGAGTCCCACTGATAAACTCAGCAAGAATGAGTGAAATCGTTAAATCCCAGAAGAAACATGTCACCTGCATCCAGGATCCACAAGGGATCCAGCTTTACCTGCAGACGGGAAATGTCCTGAAGGGAGGTCACCGTCTGCCCACGTACCGCTGTGCCCGAGGTTCTACGTCACTGGAGTCTTTTCATCTTCACCTGAACCGTTTCATCCCTG GGACCCTGGCAAGTGATGTCTTCTTCCAGGCCTATCTTTTGGATGGGCTATCAAGGTGGAATGAGGACCGGGCTGTGGCAGCATCAAAGGATGAGCAGTCGTGCTCATACAACCATCTGCTCCGTCATGCTGCTAACACCCTAGCAGAGGAGGTTCTGGGCGAAAAGATCATCCCTTATGTCGGGCCAAGACAATACACAG GTGAGCTTATAGGTGTGGAATACCTCTATCAGCAAACTGGCAAAGTTCTGCAGGACTACAAAGTGGTCATTGAAGAGTCTGAGACCACTGAAGTTGAGATAGATGAGGGCTTCACAGGACATGACAGTACCCACACTAGAGGCAGAGCAAGCACTTCTCGCCTCACAAGCATCTGCAGCTGTTCCTGGTTCCTCAGCAGCTCCATCTCCTCAGGCTACTGCCTTTGTGCCTCCCATTCCCCCCGTTATCCCTCTGTTGCCAGTGACTCAGTCACATGTCGCCTCATCATCAGCTTCTGCAGCTCCTTCACCTGCTGTGACCGCTCTGCTCCCCCATTCCACACAAACAGTTTCTCCTGCAGAACAGTCTA cATCAGCGCCATCTACTGA
- the LOC114461132 gene encoding uncharacterized protein LOC114461132, with amino-acid sequence MTVPTLEAEQALLASQASAAVPGSSAAPSPQATAFVPPIPPVIPLLPVTQSHVASSSASAAPSPAVTALLPHSTQTVSPAEQSTSAPSTDPSPHSSSCHGSVGPDNIEGYGAVQDLADYLAGLRDHRLALTQEECSQVIALWQELGEYDKKKNCLPSSTPDQPEQGTIPGYEEDCGSRCGEHQKVLQAVQGTGAGYFKAGSSSFTGPNGSSIKTSTCPAERTNFYIWLFSSASSFCAATEHCWAGTT; translated from the exons ATGACAGTACCCACACTAGAGGCAGAGCAAGCACTTCTCGCCTCACAAGCATCTGCAGCTGTTCCTGGTTCCTCAGCAGCTCCATCTCCTCAGGCTACTGCCTTTGTGCCTCCCATTCCCCCCGTTATCCCTCTGTTGCCAGTGACTCAGTCACATGTCGCCTCATCATCAGCTTCTGCAGCTCCTTCACCTGCTGTGACCGCTCTGCTCCCCCATTCCACACAAACAGTTTCTCCTGCAGAACAGTCTA cATCAGCGCCATCTACTGATCCATCTCCACACTCCTCCTCATGCCAT ggTTCGGTTGGCCCTGATAACATTGAAGGGTATGGCGCAGTGCAGGATCTGGCTGATTACTTGGCTGGACTAAGAGACCACCGTCTTGCGCTGACTCAGGAGGAATGTAGTCAGGTCATTGCTCTGTGGCAGGAACTGGGGgagtatgacaaaaaaaaaaactgtctaccCAGCTCGACACCAGACCAGCCTGAGCAAGGGACGATTCCGGGCTACGAAGAAGATTGTGGCTCCAGGTGTGGAGAGCACCAAAAG GTACTGCAGGCGGTGCAAGGCACAGGAGCAGGATATTTTAAAGCAGGGTCTTCCAGCTTTACAGGCCCCAATGGCAGCTCCATCAAGACTTCCACCTGCCCTGCAGAAaggacaaacttttacatttggCTCTTTAGCTCAGCCTCATCCTTTTGTGCTGCCACCGAACACTGCTGGGCAGGCACAACTTAA